In one Methylocaldum szegediense genomic region, the following are encoded:
- the tsaD gene encoding tRNA (adenosine(37)-N6)-threonylcarbamoyltransferase complex transferase subunit TsaD: MHILGIETSCDETGVAIYHTQKGLLAHRLYSQIRTHAEYGGVVPELASRDHIKKLVPLIRQVIADANISKRQIDGVAYTAGPGLVGALLVGAAVARSLAWTLGVPSIGVHHMEGHLLAPLMEPDPPRFPFVALLVSGGHTQLIEVEGIGHYRILGESLDDAAGEAFDKTAKMLDLGYPGGPAIAELAEEGDVQRFEFPRPMTDRPGLDFSFSGLKTHTLLTFASTAKTRQDKADIAKAFQEAVVDTLVIKCRRALKKTRLTRLVVAGGVSANRSMRDKLRRMAREESFQVYFPRLEFCGDNGAMIAFAGCQRLLAGQTEPPEISAFPRWPLSTLAPITLEQDSAARES; encoded by the coding sequence ATGCACATACTCGGCATTGAAACGTCCTGCGATGAAACAGGCGTAGCGATCTATCACACTCAAAAGGGGCTCTTGGCTCATCGTCTGTACAGCCAGATAAGAACCCATGCGGAATACGGAGGCGTAGTACCCGAACTGGCATCCCGCGACCATATCAAGAAACTGGTGCCGCTGATCCGGCAAGTGATTGCAGACGCCAACATCTCCAAGCGGCAAATCGACGGCGTCGCTTACACGGCTGGTCCGGGACTGGTCGGCGCGCTGCTGGTTGGGGCGGCTGTCGCTCGCAGCTTGGCGTGGACCTTGGGCGTCCCGTCCATCGGCGTCCATCACATGGAAGGCCATTTGCTTGCACCCTTGATGGAACCAGATCCGCCCCGATTTCCCTTCGTTGCTCTCCTCGTTTCCGGGGGACATACCCAGTTGATCGAAGTAGAAGGCATAGGCCATTACCGCATCCTGGGAGAATCCCTGGACGATGCCGCCGGGGAAGCCTTTGACAAGACCGCCAAGATGCTCGACCTCGGCTATCCGGGAGGTCCCGCGATCGCGGAATTGGCTGAGGAAGGCGACGTCCAACGGTTCGAGTTCCCCCGCCCCATGACCGACCGACCGGGCCTCGATTTCAGCTTCAGCGGCCTGAAAACGCACACCTTGCTTACATTCGCCTCAACGGCCAAGACGCGACAGGACAAGGCTGATATTGCCAAGGCGTTCCAGGAAGCCGTCGTCGATACATTGGTGATCAAATGCCGACGGGCACTCAAGAAAACCAGGCTTACCCGCTTGGTGGTCGCAGGCGGCGTCAGCGCGAATCGATCCATGCGCGACAAACTTCGACGCATGGCTCGAGAAGAAAGCTTCCAGGTTTATTTCCCGCGGCTCGAATTTTGCGGCGACAATGGCGCCATGATCGCGTTTGCCGGCTGCCAGAGACTGCTCGCCGGACAGACTGAACCGCCCGAAATCAGCGCGTTTCCGCGTTGGCCGTTGAGCACATTGGCGCCGATCACGCTAGAGCAAGACTCGGCGGCCCGAGAATCTTAG
- the dhaK gene encoding dihydroxyacetone kinase subunit DhaK, with translation MKKFINTVDNLLDESARGFALAHADIVRLNPEPRYIARTAPRAPGKVALVSGGGSGHEPLHIGFVGLGMLDAACPGQVFTSPTPDQMLAAAQATESGGGVLFIVKNYAGDVMNFEIAAEMLDCPHETVLVHDDVSIPEHQGMGRRGVAGTTIVEKIVGAAAEAGADLAACKALGERVVRATASMGVALTSCTVPAVGKPTFGIADNEIEMGVGIHGEKGRKRMALASASEIVEHLTQAIDDELKPAKGQPALLHVNGFGATPLMELYLVYDLTRQFWDRRGVSIVRSLVGNFTTSLDMAGCSVTLTLLDDEMIRLWDAPVHTAALRWGC, from the coding sequence ATGAAGAAGTTCATCAATACGGTCGACAACCTGCTGGATGAGAGCGCGCGCGGTTTTGCGCTAGCCCATGCCGATATTGTTCGCCTCAATCCCGAACCTCGCTATATCGCTCGTACCGCTCCTCGTGCTCCGGGCAAGGTGGCGTTGGTTTCCGGTGGCGGCTCGGGACACGAGCCTCTGCACATCGGCTTCGTCGGGTTAGGCATGCTGGACGCGGCTTGTCCTGGACAAGTGTTTACCTCGCCCACGCCTGATCAGATGCTCGCCGCCGCTCAAGCGACGGAAAGCGGTGGCGGCGTGTTGTTCATCGTCAAGAATTACGCCGGCGATGTCATGAATTTCGAGATCGCGGCAGAAATGCTCGACTGCCCCCATGAGACGGTGCTGGTACATGACGATGTGTCTATTCCCGAGCATCAGGGCATGGGCCGGCGCGGAGTGGCGGGTACGACGATTGTCGAAAAGATCGTGGGCGCAGCGGCGGAAGCGGGCGCGGACCTTGCGGCTTGCAAGGCGCTGGGTGAACGGGTGGTTCGGGCGACGGCGTCCATGGGCGTGGCGTTGACCAGTTGCACCGTCCCAGCCGTAGGCAAGCCGACCTTTGGCATCGCCGACAATGAAATCGAAATGGGCGTGGGCATTCACGGGGAGAAGGGCAGGAAACGCATGGCGTTAGCGAGTGCTTCGGAAATCGTCGAACACTTGACGCAGGCCATCGACGATGAGCTCAAACCCGCCAAAGGCCAGCCGGCTCTGCTGCACGTCAATGGCTTCGGTGCGACGCCGCTGATGGAGCTGTATCTGGTTTATGATTTGACCCGCCAGTTCTGGGATCGGCGCGGGGTAAGCATCGTCCGTTCGCTGGTCGGCAACTTTACCACCTCGCTGGACATGGCCGGCTGCTCCGTCACCCTGACCCTCCTGGATGATGAGATGATCCGGCTGTGGGATGCGCCGGTGCACACCGCGGCTCTGAGATGGGGATGCTAG
- the plsY gene encoding glycerol-3-phosphate 1-O-acyltransferase PlsY, with amino-acid sequence MAVWFLVPLAYLLGSLSSAVIVSRLFHLPDPREQGSKNPGATNVLRLGGKKAAAITLLGDAGKGLVPVLLAKAFDADAISMALVGLAAFFGHLYPVFFQFKGGKGVATALGVLLGFAWAAGLAALATWIIVAFVSRISSLAALVASVLTPFYVWFLTGSEQLTGAAGVMALFLIWRHRGNIERLLQGQEARIGRKA; translated from the coding sequence ATGGCAGTGTGGTTTTTAGTTCCTTTGGCATATCTCCTGGGCTCACTGTCCAGTGCGGTGATCGTGAGTCGATTGTTCCATCTCCCTGACCCGCGCGAGCAAGGCTCGAAAAATCCGGGTGCGACCAATGTGCTGCGACTGGGCGGCAAGAAAGCGGCCGCGATTACCTTGTTAGGGGATGCCGGCAAGGGATTGGTTCCGGTCTTGTTGGCCAAGGCTTTTGATGCTGACGCGATCAGCATGGCTTTGGTTGGGCTGGCTGCATTTTTCGGGCACCTTTACCCGGTGTTTTTCCAATTTAAGGGCGGCAAGGGCGTTGCCACCGCTCTCGGGGTGCTCTTGGGCTTTGCGTGGGCGGCTGGGCTGGCTGCTTTAGCGACTTGGATTATCGTTGCGTTTGTCTCGCGCATTTCGTCGCTTGCGGCTTTGGTTGCGTCCGTTCTAACGCCATTCTACGTTTGGTTCTTGACCGGTTCCGAGCAGTTGACTGGAGCGGCAGGCGTGATGGCTCTGTTTCTCATTTGGCGCCATCGCGGAAACATCGAGCGCTTGCTTCAGGGGCAGGAGGCTCGGATCGGGCGCAAAGCCTGA
- a CDS encoding RibD family protein, which translates to MRKSFFQWAHLYRMAKTIFRLFPPPFEEVALEGLYLRLNLHRLGTPEKPFVYANFLTSLDGRIALEDSSGQTYLPKSLTTPNDFRLFLELECQADCLITHGGYLRSLAEKRLGNILQIGLTDTTRDLAEWREAQGLVPQPAIVVASASLDFPMPPSIREHGQACYIATGEQADPAKLDYWRRQGYDIILAGKGRMVEGDVLTRRLGELGYRTIYLIAGPHMLDTMVREGRLARLFQTITHQLMGGEVFRTLLPGPELGPFGHLKLLSLYYDPTSPLGAGQWFAQFESNHV; encoded by the coding sequence ATGCGAAAATCGTTTTTTCAGTGGGCACATCTTTATCGAATGGCCAAGACCATATTTCGTTTGTTTCCTCCCCCTTTTGAGGAGGTAGCATTAGAAGGGCTTTATCTCAGACTGAATCTGCACCGGCTGGGCACGCCCGAAAAGCCTTTCGTGTACGCCAATTTCCTCACCAGCCTGGATGGACGAATTGCGTTGGAGGATTCGAGCGGACAGACCTACCTTCCGAAAAGCCTGACCACGCCGAATGACTTTCGATTGTTTCTGGAGCTGGAGTGCCAAGCGGATTGCCTGATCACGCACGGTGGCTATCTCCGTTCGCTGGCGGAGAAACGTCTGGGAAACATTCTTCAAATCGGTCTGACCGATACGACCCGCGACCTTGCAGAGTGGCGCGAGGCGCAAGGGCTGGTTCCTCAACCGGCGATCGTCGTCGCGAGCGCCAGTCTGGACTTCCCGATGCCGCCGTCCATCCGAGAACATGGTCAGGCTTGTTACATCGCCACAGGAGAACAGGCGGATCCTGCGAAGCTGGACTATTGGCGCAGGCAAGGATACGACATCATTCTCGCGGGGAAGGGGAGAATGGTGGAGGGTGACGTGCTGACGCGTCGGCTGGGCGAACTCGGCTACCGAACCATTTACCTGATCGCCGGGCCTCACATGTTGGACACGATGGTCCGTGAAGGGCGTCTTGCACGTCTGTTTCAGACGATCACTCATCAACTGATGGGCGGAGAGGTCTTCCGTACGTTGCTGCCGGGTCCGGAATTGGGGCCGTTCGGGCACCTGAAACTGCTGTCCTTGTATTACGATCCTACCTCGCCGCTGGGGGCGGGGCAGTGGTTCGCCCAATTTGAGAGCAATCACGTGTAG
- a CDS encoding AAA family ATPase — translation MSRFDKHSLLSDWRQRALSFEQEIGKAVIGLDHAIHQITLAVFSRGHVMLEGDVGVGKTTLLRAVARGLGGAYERIEGTIDLMPNDLVYHTYINEVGKPQVDPGPILKHGEQLSVFFFNEVNRARPQVHSLLLRIMAERSISAFNREYFFPYLQVFADRNRVEKEETFEIPSAARDRFLMELHIETPQDPALRRALMFDPRFHDTDRLIEGVQPGVLPYRDIVDIARVIQAEIKASDALQQYALDLWQATRTPQDYGIKIDGVDMRQLILAGASPRGMSMMMRAARVSAWLNDRTALIPEDIRQVFVDTTAHRVFFNPVYELRRTDLVGELMNGILQRVAAP, via the coding sequence ATGTCCCGATTCGATAAACACTCCTTGCTGTCCGACTGGCGGCAGCGCGCCTTAAGCTTTGAGCAGGAAATCGGAAAGGCTGTGATCGGTCTCGATCATGCCATTCATCAAATCACTCTGGCAGTGTTCTCCCGCGGCCACGTTATGCTGGAAGGCGATGTCGGCGTCGGTAAAACCACCTTGCTGCGAGCCGTCGCGCGCGGATTGGGCGGCGCTTATGAGCGTATCGAGGGCACGATCGATCTAATGCCGAACGATCTCGTCTATCACACTTATATTAATGAAGTTGGCAAACCGCAGGTCGATCCCGGCCCTATTCTCAAACATGGCGAGCAGCTTTCCGTATTTTTCTTCAACGAGGTGAACCGTGCCCGCCCTCAGGTCCATTCCTTGCTGTTGCGGATCATGGCCGAGCGCAGCATCAGCGCTTTCAACCGGGAGTACTTTTTCCCGTATCTCCAAGTGTTCGCCGACCGCAACCGGGTCGAAAAGGAAGAAACCTTCGAAATTCCTTCGGCGGCGCGCGACCGTTTCCTGATGGAACTGCATATCGAGACGCCGCAAGACCCCGCTTTGCGACGCGCTTTGATGTTCGATCCGCGCTTTCACGACACCGATAGGCTCATCGAGGGCGTACAGCCGGGCGTTCTGCCCTATCGAGACATCGTGGATATCGCCCGCGTCATTCAAGCCGAGATCAAAGCGAGCGACGCGCTGCAGCAATATGCGCTCGACCTTTGGCAGGCGACCCGGACTCCCCAGGATTATGGGATCAAGATAGACGGCGTGGACATGCGGCAATTGATCCTGGCGGGTGCCAGCCCCAGAGGAATGAGCATGATGATGCGGGCAGCCCGTGTCTCGGCTTGGCTCAACGATCGGACCGCTCTAATTCCGGAGGACATCCGTCAGGTCTTCGTGGATACCACAGCCCACCGGGTTTTCTTCAACCCGGTTTATGAGCTTCGCCGTACTGACCTGGTCGGTGAACTGATGAACGGTATTTTGCAACG
- the dnaG gene encoding DNA primase, producing MAGKIPREFIQELIARIDLVDVVDARVPLRQVGSNFTARCPFHNEKTPSFTVSRDKQFYHCFGCGAHGNVIDFLMGYDHLTFVEAVESLAALAGLKIPEEAQRAAAESGVKMANAIYELQDAVSRFYAHQLKVHPAAPRAVAYLKDRGVSGELAQRYRLGYAPPGWQNLPSEFSQELLNAAGLRVVKGDKVYDSFRDRIIFPIRDRRGRVVGFGGRVMGDGTPKYLNSPETIVFKKHREVYGLYELLKQSTRPERIVVVEGYMDVIALAQNGIRNAVATLGTATSADHVELLFRYTDELVFCFDGDSAGQKAAWKALEASLPSLRDGRQIRFLLLPEGHDPDSLVRTEGTEAFLKRLDAALPFSDYFFRSLVQRLDLDTLEGRATLVNEARPLIGRLPGGVFREMIESRLVELAGHGVVEPSDKSAKLVVPSESRVASASSGMRPSTSRLLLALLVQNPELAAMVGDDLRANLGAARKNGRLIQKVLQILNENPGLTSGGILEHFRGTPEEKLIATLMQWDVPLPPDGIRIEFSDALMRFEKQLKQERLDELIKKSKKFQLSSAEREEMRVLMSS from the coding sequence ATGGCCGGCAAAATTCCCCGTGAATTCATTCAAGAACTGATCGCGCGTATCGATCTGGTTGATGTCGTCGATGCGCGCGTCCCTCTCAGGCAGGTCGGCAGTAATTTTACTGCTCGTTGCCCTTTCCATAACGAGAAGACTCCCAGCTTTACCGTAAGCCGCGACAAGCAGTTTTACCATTGCTTCGGTTGTGGCGCACACGGCAATGTCATTGACTTTCTGATGGGCTACGACCATCTGACTTTTGTCGAGGCGGTGGAAAGTCTCGCAGCGCTGGCGGGGCTGAAAATCCCGGAAGAGGCTCAACGTGCCGCGGCAGAGTCCGGCGTTAAGATGGCGAATGCCATATACGAGTTACAGGATGCCGTTTCTCGGTTTTACGCGCATCAGCTCAAAGTCCACCCTGCAGCTCCACGAGCGGTTGCTTATTTGAAAGACAGAGGGGTCAGTGGCGAGCTTGCACAACGATATCGCTTGGGTTATGCGCCCCCAGGGTGGCAAAATCTACCATCAGAGTTTTCGCAGGAGCTTCTCAACGCCGCGGGACTCAGGGTCGTGAAAGGCGACAAGGTTTACGACAGTTTCCGGGATCGTATCATCTTTCCCATACGCGATCGCCGGGGTAGGGTTGTAGGTTTCGGCGGACGGGTTATGGGCGATGGAACTCCGAAATATCTCAATTCGCCGGAAACCATCGTTTTCAAGAAGCACAGAGAAGTATACGGCTTGTACGAACTGTTGAAACAGTCTACGAGGCCTGAACGCATCGTGGTGGTCGAGGGCTATATGGATGTGATTGCCTTGGCACAGAACGGCATTCGCAATGCGGTCGCGACGCTCGGAACCGCTACCTCTGCCGATCACGTCGAACTGTTGTTCCGGTATACGGACGAACTGGTTTTTTGCTTCGATGGCGATTCCGCAGGGCAAAAGGCTGCCTGGAAGGCGCTCGAAGCGAGCCTTCCGTCACTGCGGGACGGACGACAAATCCGATTTCTTCTTTTGCCGGAAGGGCACGATCCTGACTCCTTGGTTCGAACCGAGGGGACCGAAGCGTTTCTCAAACGTCTCGACGCCGCGCTGCCTTTCTCGGATTATTTCTTTAGAAGCTTGGTGCAAAGGCTTGATTTGGACACCCTAGAAGGGCGAGCGACCTTGGTTAATGAAGCCCGGCCTTTGATTGGCAGATTACCTGGCGGCGTTTTTCGCGAGATGATCGAGAGTCGTCTGGTGGAACTTGCGGGACATGGGGTAGTCGAACCATCCGATAAATCGGCTAAGCTTGTAGTACCGTCGGAATCAAGGGTTGCATCCGCAAGCAGTGGAATGCGCCCCTCTACATCGCGGCTCCTTTTGGCGCTTTTGGTCCAAAATCCGGAACTTGCGGCCATGGTTGGAGATGATCTTCGGGCCAACCTAGGCGCTGCCCGCAAGAACGGTCGTCTAATTCAAAAGGTGCTCCAGATTCTCAATGAAAATCCTGGGTTGACCAGTGGTGGTATTTTGGAGCATTTTCGAGGCACGCCGGAGGAGAAGCTTATTGCCACCCTCATGCAATGGGATGTTCCGTTGCCCCCGGATGGTATACGAATTGAGTTTTCGGATGCTTTAATGCGTTTCGAAAAGCAACTCAAACAGGAGCGGTTGGATGAGCTCATAAAAAAATCGAAGAAATTTCAGCTCAGTTCGGCAGAGCGGGAGGAAATGAGAGTGCTCATGAGCTCATGA
- a CDS encoding pteridine reductase: MTKSALVTGAARRIGAEIVRRLHAAGYHIVLHYHRSAADAEALCRELNAVREDSVHLLQADLRETGGLNDFVQRAAAVWGGLDVLVNNASAFYPTPLGTVTEDQWNDLLGSNLKAPFFLVQTAAPYLRERKGCIVNIGDIHADRPLENYTVYCVAKAGLAAMTRALAKELAPDIRVNGVAPGAILWPEHDMDSTKKADILTRIPMKRAGEASDIAKAVVFLVANAPYVTGQILAVDGGRSLFS, encoded by the coding sequence ATGACGAAATCGGCGCTCGTTACCGGCGCGGCACGCCGTATCGGTGCGGAAATTGTACGTCGGCTACATGCGGCCGGATACCATATCGTGCTGCATTACCATCGGTCCGCGGCTGACGCCGAGGCTTTGTGCAGAGAGCTTAACGCCGTGCGCGAGGATTCGGTCCACTTGCTGCAGGCCGATTTGCGGGAGACAGGCGGGCTGAATGATTTCGTCCAGCGGGCGGCGGCCGTTTGGGGCGGTCTAGACGTCTTGGTGAATAACGCGTCGGCGTTCTATCCCACCCCGTTGGGGACGGTGACGGAGGATCAATGGAACGACCTTCTGGGCAGCAATCTGAAAGCGCCGTTTTTTCTGGTCCAAACGGCGGCACCTTATTTGAGAGAACGTAAGGGTTGTATCGTCAATATCGGTGACATCCATGCCGATCGTCCGCTCGAGAACTACACCGTTTACTGCGTCGCGAAAGCCGGGCTGGCGGCGATGACCCGTGCCCTCGCGAAAGAGTTGGCGCCGGATATCCGGGTTAACGGCGTCGCGCCCGGTGCTATTCTGTGGCCCGAGCACGATATGGATTCCACGAAAAAAGCCGACATTCTGACCCGTATACCCATGAAACGCGCTGGCGAAGCGTCCGATATCGCGAAAGCGGTCGTATTCCTGGTCGCGAATGCGCCTTATGTTACCGGCCAGATACTGGCGGTGGATGGCGGTAGGAGTCTGTTTAGCTGA
- a CDS encoding GatB/YqeY domain-containing protein, with product MSALKDRLQADMKAAMKAGEKDRLGVIRLIMAAIKQREVDERTQLDDAQILAVLDKMAKQRRESIAQFQSAGRDDLVAAEQAELGIIQDYLPQALSEAEVESLINEALAESGASGIGDMGKVMAILKPKMQGRADMAAVSARVKSLLSR from the coding sequence ATGAGCGCGTTGAAAGACCGTCTCCAGGCCGATATGAAAGCGGCCATGAAGGCTGGGGAAAAGGACAGACTAGGCGTCATCCGGCTTATAATGGCCGCCATCAAGCAGCGCGAAGTGGACGAGCGTACTCAGCTAGATGATGCTCAGATCCTCGCCGTTCTAGATAAGATGGCCAAGCAACGGCGTGAATCCATTGCGCAATTTCAGTCCGCTGGGCGCGACGATTTGGTGGCTGCGGAACAAGCGGAACTCGGTATTATTCAGGATTATTTGCCTCAAGCGTTGAGCGAGGCGGAAGTGGAGTCTCTGATTAACGAGGCTTTGGCGGAATCTGGTGCTTCCGGAATCGGCGATATGGGGAAGGTGATGGCTATCCTGAAGCCGAAAATGCAAGGCCGAGCCGACATGGCGGCGGTAAGCGCGCGGGTTAAAAGCCTGTTGAGCCGTTGA
- the rpoD gene encoding RNA polymerase sigma factor RpoD: MNLEQQQSQLKELIAKGKMQGYLTFSEVNDHLPSDIVDPEQMEDIICMINDMGIEVHEDVPDVDLIPEPAVVTEEDEEEAAEVAAALASSVDSELGRTTDPVRMYMREMGTVELLTREGELSIAKRIEEGLNQAANELVRFPAAMDHFIKAFERVEKGEVRLSDLISDFFDPVADSEEVVLDEDADTDTDILDDAESGPDPELVREKLDLFSKQYKAAVSTHHKYGYHHERTQKAFDALAESFMEFKKTPQFFKELTDLLHNTVEKIREQERILQDICVVKAKMPRAEFVESFTGNEANPDWFQKLLESSYGEALAPFADEARRAQSKLAQIEKDNQLSIADIKEINRRVSIGEDQARLAKKEMIEANLRLVISIAKKYTNRGLQFLDLIQEGNIGLMKAVDKFEYRRGYKFSTYATWWIRQAITRSIADQARTIRIPVHMIETINKLNRISRQMLQEMGREATPEELAARMDMPEDKVRKVLKIAKEPISMETPIGDDEDSHLGDFIEDSRVMSPIEHATVASLRETTQQVLAGLTAREAKVLRMRFGIDMNTDHTLEEVGKQFDVTRERIRQIEAKALRKLRHPSRSEQLRSFLDMD; this comes from the coding sequence ATGAATCTGGAACAACAGCAGTCTCAGCTTAAAGAGCTTATCGCTAAGGGTAAAATGCAAGGTTACCTCACGTTTTCTGAGGTAAACGATCACTTGCCCAGCGATATCGTCGATCCCGAGCAGATGGAAGACATCATCTGCATGATCAATGACATGGGAATCGAAGTGCATGAGGATGTGCCGGATGTGGATTTAATCCCAGAACCCGCGGTCGTTACCGAGGAAGACGAGGAAGAGGCGGCTGAGGTTGCGGCAGCACTCGCTTCCTCCGTCGACTCCGAGTTGGGCAGGACCACGGATCCGGTGCGGATGTATATGCGCGAAATGGGAACGGTCGAGCTCCTGACTCGTGAAGGCGAGCTTAGCATTGCCAAGCGCATCGAAGAGGGATTGAACCAAGCGGCGAATGAGCTGGTTCGTTTTCCGGCTGCGATGGACCATTTCATCAAGGCCTTCGAGCGGGTAGAAAAAGGAGAGGTAAGGCTGTCGGATCTGATTTCCGATTTTTTTGATCCGGTAGCCGACTCGGAAGAGGTCGTGCTGGACGAAGATGCAGACACAGACACCGATATTCTGGACGACGCCGAGAGCGGGCCGGATCCGGAACTGGTAAGAGAGAAGCTCGATCTTTTCAGTAAACAATATAAAGCGGCGGTCAGCACCCATCACAAGTACGGCTATCACCACGAACGTACGCAAAAGGCGTTCGACGCTCTTGCAGAGAGCTTCATGGAATTCAAGAAAACGCCTCAGTTTTTCAAAGAGTTGACCGACCTGCTACACAATACGGTAGAGAAGATCCGTGAACAGGAACGAATTCTTCAGGATATCTGTGTCGTCAAGGCAAAAATGCCGCGCGCAGAATTCGTGGAGTCGTTCACTGGTAACGAAGCCAATCCCGATTGGTTTCAGAAGCTGCTTGAGTCGAGCTACGGCGAGGCACTGGCTCCCTTTGCCGACGAGGCGAGGCGGGCACAAAGCAAACTAGCTCAGATAGAGAAAGACAATCAGCTGTCGATCGCTGACATCAAAGAAATCAATCGGCGTGTTTCCATCGGAGAAGATCAAGCACGTCTGGCCAAGAAAGAAATGATCGAAGCCAACCTGCGGTTGGTGATTTCCATCGCCAAGAAATATACGAATCGCGGTCTGCAGTTTCTCGATTTGATTCAGGAAGGCAATATTGGCCTAATGAAGGCGGTGGATAAATTCGAATATCGGCGCGGTTATAAATTCTCAACTTATGCGACTTGGTGGATCCGTCAGGCGATTACCCGTTCGATCGCCGATCAGGCGCGCACCATTCGAATTCCGGTTCACATGATCGAGACGATCAATAAACTGAACCGCATTTCGCGCCAAATGTTGCAGGAAATGGGGCGAGAAGCCACGCCGGAAGAATTGGCCGCACGTATGGACATGCCTGAGGACAAAGTCCGGAAAGTTCTGAAAATAGCCAAGGAACCCATTTCCATGGAAACCCCCATTGGTGACGACGAGGACTCTCATTTGGGGGATTTCATTGAGGACTCTCGGGTAATGTCTCCAATCGAGCATGCGACCGTCGCGAGTTTGCGCGAGACGACCCAGCAAGTTCTAGCTGGACTTACTGCTCGGGAAGCAAAAGTCTTGCGAATGCGTTTCGGTATTGATATGAATACCGACCACACACTGGAGGAAGTCGGCAAGCAGTTTGACGTAACCCGCGAACGTATTCGCCAGATCGAAGCCAAAGCACTGCGAAAACTCCGCCATCCTTCACGTTCCGAACAACTTCGGAGTTTTCTCGACATGGATTAG
- the folK gene encoding 2-amino-4-hydroxy-6-hydroxymethyldihydropteridine diphosphokinase, whose amino-acid sequence MPDVFLSIGSNIEREKHIASALKELEERVGPLTVSSVYESEAVGFEGSSFYNLVVAFSTERPVSEIVTMLSEIESHHGRTRDCKKFSSRTLDLDLILYGDQVLQEGKLALPRDDITRYAFVLEPLAEITPNRKHPILGESYAELWAKFDKTGVKQRRLGSVSDIS is encoded by the coding sequence ATGCCTGATGTTTTCCTCAGCATCGGCAGCAATATCGAAAGAGAAAAGCACATCGCTTCCGCCTTGAAAGAGTTGGAAGAGCGGGTAGGCCCATTGACTGTCTCGAGCGTTTACGAAAGTGAAGCGGTCGGCTTCGAGGGCTCCAGCTTTTACAACTTAGTGGTGGCATTCTCCACCGAGCGCCCGGTATCCGAGATCGTGACGATGCTGAGCGAGATCGAAAGCCACCATGGGCGTACACGGGACTGCAAGAAATTCTCTTCGCGCACGCTCGATCTCGATTTGATCCTATATGGCGACCAGGTACTCCAAGAAGGCAAGCTTGCACTACCACGCGATGACATCACCCGCTATGCCTTCGTATTGGAACCGCTTGCCGAAATCACACCCAATCGAAAACACCCCATACTTGGCGAGAGTTACGCTGAACTGTGGGCCAAATTCGATAAAACCGGCGTAAAGCAGCGGCGGCTCGGCTCAGTTTCGGATATCAGCTAA
- the rpsU gene encoding 30S ribosomal protein S21 produces MPSIKLRENEPFEIAIRRFKRACEKAGILSEVRRREFYEKPTEERKRKAAAAVKRHLKKLSRERFALQNLRKGRPQT; encoded by the coding sequence ATGCCGTCGATCAAGCTGAGAGAAAACGAGCCCTTTGAAATTGCTATCCGTCGTTTTAAACGTGCCTGCGAGAAGGCCGGTATTCTTTCTGAAGTTCGCCGCCGCGAATTCTACGAGAAACCGACCGAGGAACGTAAGCGCAAAGCGGCTGCGGCAGTTAAGCGGCATCTCAAGAAGCTTTCCCGTGAACGGTTTGCTCTGCAGAATTTGCGTAAAGGGCGTCCGCAGACCTGA
- the folB gene encoding dihydroneopterin aldolase: protein MDIIFLRGLEIETVIGIYDWERKIKQTVLIDLEMGTDIRKAAASDDIKHTLDYKAVSKRIISFVEESDFYLVETLAEKIAQIVIDEFKVPWLRLTLNKKGAIRKASDVGIIIERGEKQKYA from the coding sequence ATGGACATTATATTTCTACGCGGTCTAGAGATCGAGACGGTGATCGGCATCTACGATTGGGAGCGAAAAATCAAGCAGACTGTCCTAATCGACTTGGAAATGGGTACCGATATCCGTAAAGCTGCGGCCTCGGACGATATCAAACACACACTGGATTACAAAGCGGTTTCAAAACGCATCATTTCTTTCGTAGAGGAAAGCGATTTTTACCTCGTGGAAACTCTAGCCGAGAAGATCGCTCAAATCGTTATCGATGAGTTCAAGGTGCCCTGGCTCAGGTTAACGCTCAACAAAAAAGGGGCAATCCGTAAAGCCAGCGACGTGGGAATCATTATCGAACGAGGTGAAAAACAAAAATATGCCTGA